A DNA window from Streptomyces sp. B21-083 contains the following coding sequences:
- a CDS encoding ABC transporter ATP-binding protein → MTALLEVEDLKVAYGKIEAVKGISFTVEAGQIVTLIGTNGAGKTTTLRTLSGLLKPSSGRVIFDGKPLTGVPAHKIVALGLAHSPEGRHIFPRLTITENLQLGAFLRTDKAGIEKDIQRAYDLFPILGERRKQAAGTLSGGEQQMLAMGRALMSQPKLLMLDEPSMGLSPIMMQKIMATIAELKASGTTILLVEQNAQAALSLADQGHVMEVGNIVLSGTGQDLIHDESVRKAYLGED, encoded by the coding sequence GTGACCGCGCTGCTAGAGGTCGAAGACCTCAAGGTCGCCTACGGCAAGATCGAAGCCGTCAAGGGCATCTCCTTCACCGTCGAAGCCGGCCAGATCGTCACCCTCATCGGGACCAACGGCGCCGGCAAGACCACCACCCTGCGCACCCTCTCCGGACTGCTCAAGCCCAGCAGCGGCCGCGTCATCTTCGACGGCAAGCCGCTCACCGGCGTCCCCGCCCACAAGATCGTCGCCCTCGGCCTGGCCCACTCCCCCGAGGGACGCCACATCTTCCCCCGGCTGACGATCACCGAGAACCTCCAGCTCGGCGCGTTCCTGCGCACCGACAAGGCCGGCATCGAGAAGGACATCCAGCGCGCCTACGACCTCTTCCCCATCCTGGGCGAACGCAGGAAGCAGGCAGCGGGCACCCTCTCCGGCGGCGAACAGCAGATGCTCGCCATGGGCCGCGCCCTGATGTCCCAGCCGAAACTGCTCATGCTCGACGAGCCCTCCATGGGCCTCTCCCCGATCATGATGCAGAAGATCATGGCCACCATCGCCGAACTCAAGGCCTCCGGCACGACCATCCTCCTCGTCGAGCAGAACGCCCAGGCGGCGCTCTCCCTCGCCGATCAGGGCCACGTCATGGAGGTCGGCAACATCGTCCTCTCCGGCACCGGCCAGGACCTCATCCACGACGAGTCGGTCCGCAAGGCGTACCTCGGCGAGGACTGA
- a CDS encoding ANTAR domain-containing response regulator, which translates to MTAPESPQPVDAPDDDKSHVPPLTTRVVIAEDEALIRLDLKEMLEEEGYTVVGEAGDGEQAVELAREHRPDLVILDVKMPKLDGISAAEKIAAESIAPVLMLTAFSQRDLVERARDAGAMAYLVKPFSKSDVVPAIEMAVSRFNEMRTLEKEIADLTLRLETRKLVDRAKSVLQTEYGLSEPAAFRWIQKTSMDRRMSMQQVAEAVIADAEEKKAAKG; encoded by the coding sequence GTGACCGCCCCCGAGTCGCCCCAGCCCGTAGACGCGCCCGACGACGACAAGTCGCACGTGCCTCCGCTGACGACCCGTGTCGTCATTGCCGAGGACGAGGCGCTCATTCGGCTCGATCTCAAGGAGATGCTCGAAGAGGAGGGCTACACCGTCGTCGGTGAGGCCGGTGACGGTGAGCAGGCCGTGGAGCTTGCCCGTGAGCACCGCCCCGATCTCGTCATCCTCGATGTGAAGATGCCGAAGCTCGACGGCATCTCGGCGGCGGAGAAGATCGCCGCGGAGTCCATCGCGCCGGTGCTGATGCTGACCGCCTTCTCGCAGCGCGACCTCGTCGAGCGGGCCCGGGACGCCGGGGCCATGGCGTACCTCGTGAAGCCGTTCAGCAAGAGCGACGTCGTGCCGGCGATCGAGATGGCGGTTTCGCGGTTCAACGAGATGCGGACCCTGGAGAAGGAGATCGCGGATCTCACTCTGCGGCTGGAGACCCGCAAGCTCGTCGACCGTGCGAAGTCGGTCCTGCAGACGGAGTACGGCCTGTCCGAGCCCGCCGCGTTCCGGTGGATCCAGAAGACGTCGATGGACCGCCGTATGTCCATGCAGCAGGTCGCCGAGGCGGTCATCGCGGACGCCGAGGAGAAGAAGGCCGCCAAGGGCTGA
- a CDS encoding helix-turn-helix domain-containing protein yields the protein MNFHGTDVRQKAVALLRGGMRNADVARQLNVPVGTVGKWLHVDRSKHGECPGRPVPMCPRCDDRPLDEVAYSYLLGLYLGDGYIANWSGHRSPSLVITCDDSWPGLMDECELAMRTVFPNNAVCRAPKIGCHDVKLYSNHLRCLFPQHGTGKKHERLIALEPWQQAIVDSSPWQFIRGLIHSDGCRMINWTTRLISGEKKRYEYPRYFFTNLSSDIRELYTDTLDKVGVDWKRANAKNISVARKASVALMDTHVGPKY from the coding sequence ATGAACTTTCACGGCACCGACGTGCGACAGAAGGCGGTCGCGCTCTTGCGTGGTGGCATGCGGAACGCGGATGTCGCCCGGCAACTCAACGTCCCCGTGGGCACTGTCGGCAAGTGGCTCCACGTGGACCGTTCAAAGCACGGCGAATGCCCTGGGAGACCAGTGCCGATGTGTCCCCGGTGCGACGATCGGCCCCTCGACGAGGTCGCGTACTCGTACCTGCTGGGCCTCTATTTGGGCGATGGCTACATCGCCAATTGGTCTGGTCACCGGAGTCCCAGTCTCGTAATCACCTGCGACGACTCCTGGCCCGGCCTCATGGACGAGTGCGAGCTGGCCATGCGCACGGTCTTTCCGAACAACGCCGTCTGCCGCGCCCCCAAGATCGGTTGCCACGACGTGAAGCTCTATTCCAACCATCTTCGCTGCCTGTTCCCCCAGCACGGCACCGGCAAGAAGCACGAACGCCTCATAGCTCTCGAACCATGGCAACAGGCGATCGTCGATTCCAGCCCCTGGCAGTTCATCCGAGGGCTCATCCACTCAGACGGTTGCCGCATGATCAACTGGACCACGCGCCTCATCTCGGGCGAGAAGAAGCGCTACGAATACCCGCGCTACTTCTTCACGAACCTCTCGTCCGACATCAGAGAGCTCTACACCGACACCCTCGACAAGGTCGGCGTCGATTGGAAGCGAGCGAACGCCAAGAACATCTCCGTAGCCCGCAAAGCCTCCGTAGCCCTCATGGACACCCACGTAGGCCCGAAGTACTGA
- the pyk gene encoding pyruvate kinase, with protein sequence MRRAKIVCTLGPATDSYDRIKALVDAGMDVARFNLSHGTYAEHEARYQHVRKAADETGRSIGLLADLQGPKIRLGRFAEGPVLLERDDTFTITVEEGVEGDRQTCGTTYAGLAADVTPGERILVDDGKVCLEVTAVDEPRVHTKVVEGGVISDHKGLNLPGVAVSVPALSDKDEADLRWALRTGFDVIALSFVRSGRDIDDVHRIMDEEHRRLPVIAKVEKPQAVDAIDDIVAAFDGIMVARGDLGVEMPLEQVPIVQKRAIKLAKRNAKPVIVATQMLDSMIENSRPTRAEASDVANAVIDGTDAVMLSGETSVGKYAIETVRTMAKIVEAAEEDMLAKGLPPLTDRNKPRTQGGAVARAAAEMGDFLGAKFLVAFTQSGDTVKRLSRYRSPIPLLAFTPDPATRSQLTLTWGVETFLGPHVDSTDAMVDQVDELLLQYGRCRQGDVVVITAGSPPGVSGSTNLVRVHHIGEDDSPK encoded by the coding sequence ATGCGCCGAGCAAAGATCGTCTGTACTTTGGGCCCCGCCACCGACTCCTACGACCGGATCAAGGCACTGGTCGACGCCGGAATGGACGTAGCCCGCTTCAACCTCAGCCACGGCACCTACGCCGAACACGAGGCGCGATACCAGCACGTTCGAAAGGCCGCCGACGAAACCGGCCGCAGCATCGGCCTCCTCGCCGACCTTCAAGGCCCGAAGATCCGACTCGGCCGCTTCGCCGAAGGCCCCGTACTCCTCGAACGCGACGACACCTTCACCATCACCGTCGAGGAGGGCGTCGAAGGCGACCGCCAGACCTGCGGCACCACCTACGCGGGCCTCGCCGCCGACGTCACCCCCGGCGAACGCATCCTCGTCGACGACGGAAAGGTCTGCCTCGAAGTCACCGCCGTCGACGAACCCCGCGTCCACACCAAGGTCGTCGAAGGCGGAGTGATCTCCGACCACAAGGGCCTCAACCTCCCCGGCGTGGCGGTGTCCGTCCCCGCCCTTTCCGACAAGGACGAAGCGGACCTGCGCTGGGCGCTGCGCACGGGCTTCGACGTCATCGCCCTCTCCTTCGTCCGCAGCGGACGCGACATCGACGACGTCCACCGCATCATGGACGAGGAACACCGCCGCCTCCCGGTCATCGCCAAGGTCGAGAAGCCCCAGGCCGTCGACGCGATCGACGACATCGTCGCCGCCTTCGACGGCATCATGGTCGCCCGCGGTGACCTCGGCGTCGAAATGCCCCTGGAACAGGTCCCGATCGTCCAGAAGCGTGCGATCAAGCTGGCGAAGCGCAACGCCAAGCCGGTCATCGTCGCCACGCAGATGCTCGACTCGATGATCGAGAACTCGCGCCCGACCAGGGCGGAGGCGTCCGATGTCGCGAACGCGGTCATCGACGGCACGGACGCGGTGATGCTGTCCGGCGAGACGAGCGTGGGCAAGTACGCCATCGAGACGGTCCGCACGATGGCGAAGATCGTGGAAGCGGCCGAGGAGGACATGCTGGCCAAGGGCCTGCCTCCCCTGACGGATCGCAACAAGCCCCGCACGCAGGGCGGCGCCGTGGCCCGGGCGGCGGCCGAGATGGGCGACTTCCTCGGCGCGAAGTTCCTGGTGGCGTTCACCCAGTCCGGCGACACGGTGAAACGCCTGTCCCGCTACCGCTCCCCGATCCCCCTCCTGGCCTTCACCCCGGACCCGGCGACCCGGTCCCAGCTGACGCTGACGTGGGGCGTGGAAACCTTCCTCGGCCCTCATGTCGACTCCACGGACGCGATGGTCGACCAGGTGGACGAACTGCTCCTGCAGTACGGGCGCTGCCGGCAGGGCGACGTGGTCGTGATCACCGCCGGCTCCCCGCCCGGCGTCTCCGGCTCCACCAACCTGGTCCGCGTCCACCACATCGGCGAGGACGACAGCCCCAAGTAG
- a CDS encoding SIMPL domain-containing protein, with protein MTSSPEHPTTPAVPYGTPDAPRIAVRGEAHLEVDPEIARIGITVGARGTDRRSALDDLTRRNATVLDLVKSYGEAVERLETGAFSIAPELTKHGRGERVRAYHGRVHLTAELTDFTALGELAGKLADLDLTGVDGPWWALRPDSPAHRDARRQAVREAVQRAREYAEALGTSLAALVELADLGAEAAQPMDYGVQSRSLRRAAFAGAEVTDEAAPLDLEPQRQQVYAQVNARFTMVPPQL; from the coding sequence ATGACCTCCAGCCCGGAGCACCCCACCACCCCCGCCGTCCCCTACGGCACCCCCGACGCCCCCCGCATCGCCGTCCGCGGCGAAGCCCACCTCGAAGTCGACCCCGAGATCGCCCGCATCGGCATCACGGTCGGAGCGAGGGGCACGGACCGCCGCTCGGCACTGGACGACCTCACCCGCCGCAACGCCACCGTCCTCGACCTGGTGAAATCGTACGGCGAGGCAGTGGAACGCCTCGAAACGGGAGCCTTCTCCATCGCCCCGGAACTCACCAAACACGGCCGCGGCGAACGCGTCCGCGCCTACCACGGCCGCGTCCACCTCACCGCCGAACTCACCGACTTCACGGCCCTCGGCGAGCTGGCCGGCAAACTCGCCGACCTGGACCTCACCGGGGTCGACGGCCCCTGGTGGGCCCTGCGCCCCGACTCCCCGGCCCACCGCGACGCCCGCAGACAAGCGGTACGAGAAGCGGTACAACGAGCCCGCGAATACGCCGAAGCCCTCGGCACCTCACTGGCAGCCCTCGTCGAACTGGCGGACCTGGGCGCGGAGGCCGCACAGCCCATGGACTACGGGGTCCAGTCCCGTTCCCTGCGCCGCGCGGCCTTCGCAGGCGCCGAGGTCACGGACGAGGCGGCACCGCTCGACCTCGAACCCCAGCGCCAGCAGGTCTACGCACAGGTGAACGCCCGCTTCACCATGGTGCCGCCACAGCTGTGA
- a CDS encoding bifunctional metallophosphatase/5'-nucleotidase produces the protein MPLNRRKFLKKSAVTGAGVALTSAVVAPAAQAAEARKPVKPVKRYSLTVMGTTDLHGHVFNWDYFKNAEYSDAQGNAQGLARISTLVEQVRREKGRCNTLLLDAGDTIQGTPLTYYYAKVDPITAKGGPVHPMAQAMNAIGYDAVALGNHEFNYGIETLRKFESQCRFPLLGANALDAKTLKPAFPPFLMKTFHVKGAPPVKVAVLGLTNPGIAIWDKAYVQGKLTFPGLEEQAAKWVPKLRSMGADVVVVSAHSGSSGTSSYGDQLPYVENSAALVAQQVPGIDAILVGHAHTEIAELKVTNTATGKTVVLSEPLAYAERLSLFDVELVFEKGKWAVESVSATVRDSKTVADDPKITKLLKDEHAVVVAYVNQVVGTATATLTTVEARYKDAPIIDLITKVQEDVVRAALVGTPYASLPVIAQASPFSRTSEIPAGEVTIRDLSSLYVYDNTLVAKLLTGAQVRAYLEHSAQYFVRTAPGAVVDVEKLTNAENRPDYNYDYVSGLTYDIDIAQAAGSRIKNLAFDGVALDDAQQFVFAVNNYRANGGGAFPHVASAQELWSESTEIRTRISEWVTAKGVLDPKEFASVDWKLTRDGTPVF, from the coding sequence ATGCCGTTGAACCGCCGGAAGTTCCTGAAGAAGTCCGCCGTGACCGGTGCGGGGGTGGCGCTGACCAGTGCTGTCGTGGCTCCGGCGGCGCAGGCCGCGGAGGCGAGGAAGCCCGTGAAGCCGGTGAAGCGGTACTCCCTGACCGTGATGGGCACGACCGATCTGCACGGTCATGTCTTCAACTGGGACTACTTCAAGAACGCGGAGTACTCCGACGCGCAGGGCAACGCGCAGGGGCTGGCCCGTATCTCGACGCTGGTGGAGCAGGTCCGCAGGGAGAAGGGGCGCTGCAACACACTGCTGCTCGACGCGGGCGACACGATTCAGGGCACCCCGCTGACGTACTACTACGCGAAGGTCGACCCGATCACCGCCAAGGGTGGTCCGGTGCACCCGATGGCGCAGGCGATGAACGCGATCGGGTACGACGCGGTGGCGCTGGGCAACCACGAGTTCAACTACGGCATCGAGACGCTGCGCAAGTTCGAGTCGCAGTGCCGTTTCCCGCTGCTGGGTGCGAACGCGCTGGACGCGAAGACGCTGAAGCCGGCGTTTCCGCCCTTCTTGATGAAGACGTTTCATGTGAAGGGTGCTCCGCCGGTCAAGGTGGCGGTGCTGGGGCTGACGAACCCGGGTATCGCGATCTGGGACAAGGCGTATGTGCAGGGGAAGCTGACGTTCCCGGGTCTGGAGGAGCAGGCGGCGAAGTGGGTGCCGAAGCTGCGTTCGATGGGCGCGGATGTGGTGGTGGTGTCGGCGCACTCGGGGTCTTCGGGTACGTCTTCGTACGGGGACCAGCTGCCGTACGTCGAGAACTCGGCGGCGCTCGTGGCGCAGCAGGTGCCGGGTATCGACGCGATTCTGGTCGGGCACGCGCACACGGAGATCGCCGAGCTGAAGGTCACGAACACGGCGACCGGGAAGACGGTGGTGCTGTCGGAGCCGCTGGCGTATGCGGAGCGGCTGTCGTTGTTCGATGTCGAGCTGGTTTTCGAGAAGGGCAAGTGGGCGGTCGAGTCGGTCTCGGCGACCGTGCGTGACTCGAAGACGGTCGCGGACGACCCGAAGATCACCAAGCTGTTGAAGGACGAGCACGCCGTTGTCGTGGCGTACGTCAATCAGGTGGTCGGTACGGCGACGGCCACGTTGACGACGGTGGAGGCGCGTTACAAGGACGCTCCGATCATCGACCTGATCACGAAGGTTCAGGAGGACGTGGTCAGGGCGGCGCTGGTGGGGACGCCGTACGCGTCGCTGCCGGTGATCGCGCAGGCGTCGCCGTTCTCGCGGACGTCGGAGATCCCGGCCGGCGAGGTGACCATCCGGGATCTGTCGAGTCTGTATGTGTACGACAACACGCTGGTCGCGAAGTTGCTGACGGGCGCGCAGGTGCGGGCGTACCTGGAGCACTCGGCGCAGTACTTCGTGCGGACGGCGCCGGGCGCGGTGGTCGACGTGGAGAAGTTGACGAACGCGGAGAACCGGCCGGACTACAACTACGACTATGTGTCGGGGCTGACGTACGACATCGACATCGCGCAGGCGGCCGGTTCGCGGATCAAGAACCTGGCGTTCGACGGTGTCGCTCTGGATGACGCCCAGCAGTTCGTGTTCGCGGTGAACAACTACCGTGCCAACGGTGGCGGGGCGTTCCCGCATGTGGCGTCGGCGCAGGAGTTGTGGTCGGAGTCGACGGAGATCCGGACCCGGATCTCCGAGTGGGTGACGGCGAAGGGTGTGCTTGATCCGAAGGAGTTCGCGTCGGTGGACTGGAAGTTGACGCGCGACGGTACACCGGTGTTCTAG
- a CDS encoding lysine N(6)-hydroxylase/L-ornithine N(5)-oxygenase family protein, which yields MTPPTPNDNPAASTPDTPHDLVGIGIGPCNLSLAALAHPLTDLDTVFYEQHPRFDWHPGLLLDGATVQVPFLADLVTLADPASPWSFLSYLKSRDRLFPFYFAERFQIRRAEYDAYCRWVSENLPRLHFGHQVDAVRWNPERDVFEVDFTQLDAEGEAEALGRTYTKNVVLGIGSEPYVPDPLKPLVEAPTVPVLHAADYLAHRDRLLTAEHVTVIGSGQTGAEIFLDLLRHRPAGRDKIHWLGRTEAFAPMEYSKLGLEHFTPDHTRYFHALAEPVRDRLVAAQWQLHKGIGADTIAAIHDELYQRTLHGGWPEAVLTPGVHVRTAGRVATTKVELHLEHTQQGTRSRLTTDAVVLATGYRDRPLDRVLAGLDPYLRRDNSERPRIDEQFRLVLDPAITGSGSHVYVQNAELHTHGVGTPDLGLVAWRSAAILNSLTGSAPYPQPTRTAFTTFGLDRPLPGVPTPRQSQERDKREKGQHHVLTPLVDGI from the coding sequence ATGACACCCCCCACGCCCAACGACAACCCCGCCGCCTCCACCCCCGACACCCCCCACGACCTCGTCGGCATCGGTATCGGCCCCTGCAACCTCTCCCTCGCCGCGCTCGCCCACCCCCTCACCGACCTCGACACCGTCTTCTACGAACAACACCCGCGCTTCGACTGGCACCCCGGACTCCTCCTCGACGGCGCCACCGTCCAAGTCCCCTTCCTCGCCGACCTGGTCACCCTCGCCGACCCCGCCAGCCCCTGGTCCTTCCTCAGCTACCTCAAGAGCCGCGACCGGCTCTTCCCGTTCTACTTCGCCGAGCGCTTCCAGATCCGACGCGCCGAATACGACGCCTACTGCCGCTGGGTCAGCGAGAACCTGCCCCGACTCCACTTCGGGCACCAGGTCGACGCCGTCCGCTGGAACCCCGAACGCGACGTGTTCGAAGTCGACTTCACCCAACTCGACGCCGAAGGAGAAGCCGAGGCCCTCGGCCGGACCTACACGAAGAACGTCGTCCTCGGCATCGGCAGCGAGCCCTACGTCCCCGACCCCCTCAAACCCCTCGTCGAAGCCCCCACCGTGCCCGTCCTGCACGCGGCCGACTACCTCGCCCACCGCGACCGGCTCCTCACCGCCGAACACGTCACCGTCATCGGCTCAGGACAGACCGGCGCCGAGATCTTCCTCGACCTCCTGCGCCACCGCCCCGCCGGACGCGACAAGATCCACTGGCTGGGACGCACCGAGGCCTTCGCCCCCATGGAGTACTCCAAACTCGGCCTCGAACACTTCACCCCCGACCACACCCGCTACTTCCACGCCCTCGCCGAACCCGTACGCGACCGCCTCGTCGCCGCGCAATGGCAACTCCACAAAGGCATCGGCGCCGACACCATCGCCGCCATCCACGACGAGCTCTACCAGCGCACCCTCCACGGCGGCTGGCCCGAAGCCGTCCTCACCCCCGGCGTCCACGTCCGCACCGCAGGCCGCGTCGCCACCACCAAGGTCGAACTCCACCTCGAACACACCCAGCAGGGCACCCGCTCCCGCCTCACCACCGACGCCGTCGTCCTCGCCACCGGCTACCGAGACCGCCCCCTCGACCGCGTCCTCGCCGGACTCGACCCCTACCTCCGCCGCGACAACTCCGAACGCCCCCGCATCGACGAACAGTTCAGACTCGTCCTCGACCCCGCCATCACCGGCTCCGGCAGCCACGTCTACGTCCAGAACGCCGAACTCCACACCCACGGCGTCGGCACCCCCGACCTCGGACTCGTCGCCTGGCGCAGCGCCGCCATCCTCAACTCCCTCACCGGCAGCGCCCCCTACCCCCAGCCGACCAGAACCGCCTTCACCACCTTCGGCCTCGACCGGCCACTGCCCGGGGTCCCGACACCCCGCCAGAGCCAGGAGCGAGACAAACGCGAAAAGGGCCAGCACCATGTGCTGACCCCCCTCGTGGACGGAATCTGA
- a CDS encoding pyridoxal phosphate-dependent decarboxylase family protein encodes MRTPPLASGAEGPDALRPLLDTVLSALVDGGHARGGPLPAGGPAAVAQRVRDAAGDVLPDKGDDNALYDLVRALAEGAADPAHPHCAAHLHCPPLAVATAADLAVSALNPSLDSWDQSPAASELETLVTRALAAETGAADALVTTGGTESNQLALLLARETHPGVRLLHGANAHHSLPRAAWLLGLPEPVTVPAPAGTLDPAALDEALTELSGPRGSLLVAATAGTTDAGLIDPLPQIAALCAAHGARLHIDAAYGGGLLFSGRHRTRLTGLEHADTVTLDLHKLGWQPVAAGLLTVKNPHDLTALAHRADYLNADDDTEAGLPDLLGRSPRTTRRPDILKIAVTLKTLGREGLGALVDQVCAHAHEFARLVDTHPGFELHDTPTISTVLFRPAGASDDTVAAVRRQLLHDGRAVLGRAHVDGHLWLKVTLLNPHTRPEDLAALLKLVEGNTPR; translated from the coding sequence ATGCGCACGCCGCCCCTCGCCTCCGGCGCCGAAGGCCCCGACGCCCTGCGGCCGTTGCTCGACACGGTCCTCAGCGCCCTCGTGGACGGCGGACACGCGCGCGGCGGTCCCCTCCCGGCCGGCGGCCCGGCGGCCGTCGCCCAGCGGGTCCGCGACGCCGCCGGGGACGTACTGCCCGACAAGGGCGACGACAACGCCCTGTACGACCTCGTACGCGCCCTCGCCGAAGGCGCCGCCGACCCGGCCCACCCCCACTGCGCCGCCCATCTGCACTGCCCGCCCCTCGCCGTCGCCACCGCCGCCGACCTCGCAGTCAGTGCCCTCAATCCGTCTCTCGACTCCTGGGACCAGTCCCCGGCCGCCTCCGAGCTGGAAACCCTCGTCACACGCGCCCTCGCCGCCGAGACCGGCGCCGCGGACGCCCTCGTCACCACCGGCGGCACCGAGTCCAACCAACTCGCCCTGCTCCTCGCCCGCGAGACACACCCCGGCGTCCGCCTCCTCCACGGAGCCAACGCCCACCACTCGCTGCCCCGCGCCGCCTGGCTCCTCGGACTCCCCGAACCCGTCACCGTCCCCGCCCCCGCCGGCACCCTCGACCCGGCCGCCCTCGACGAGGCCCTCACCGAACTGTCAGGCCCCCGCGGCTCGCTCCTCGTCGCCGCCACCGCCGGCACCACCGACGCCGGACTCATCGACCCACTGCCCCAGATCGCCGCCCTCTGCGCCGCCCACGGCGCCCGGCTCCACATCGACGCCGCCTACGGCGGCGGACTCCTCTTCAGCGGGCGCCACCGCACCAGACTGACCGGCCTCGAACACGCCGACACCGTCACCCTCGACCTGCACAAACTCGGCTGGCAACCCGTCGCCGCAGGCCTCCTCACCGTCAAGAACCCCCACGACCTGACGGCGCTCGCCCACCGCGCCGACTACCTCAACGCCGACGACGACACCGAAGCAGGCCTCCCCGACCTCCTAGGCCGCTCCCCGCGCACCACCCGGCGCCCCGACATCCTCAAGATCGCCGTCACCCTCAAAACCCTCGGCCGCGAAGGCCTCGGCGCCCTCGTCGACCAGGTCTGCGCACACGCCCACGAGTTCGCCCGACTCGTCGACACCCACCCCGGCTTCGAACTCCACGACACACCCACCATCAGCACCGTCCTCTTCCGGCCCGCCGGGGCATCCGACGACACCGTCGCCGCCGTACGCAGACAACTCCTCCACGACGGACGCGCCGTCCTCGGCCGCGCCCACGTAGACGGCCACCTCTGGCTCAAGGTCACCCTCCTCAACCCCCACACGCGGCCCGAAGACCTGGCCGCACTTCTGAAGCTGGTGGAAGGAAACACCCCCCGATGA